One part of the Streptomyces sp. NBC_00286 genome encodes these proteins:
- a CDS encoding SDR family NAD(P)-dependent oxidoreductase, whose translation MTTQNKTAVVTGASAGLGTAYAQRLADRGYDLILVARNTARLETLAADIRSRTGRAVDVVTADLTDAAQIAVVEERLRTDESIAVLINNAGAALFAPLASSDAAASAALINLNVTSLTRLTTAVLPGLIARGHGTVVNISSALALNFLPGGSVYSGTKGYVLTYTQALQQELADSPVTVQAVLPGAVRTEIWDRAGVDLSGFPDEAIMSVDDAVDAAFAGLDAGEPVTIPSLPEISDWESYEKARQTLVPNLSLRVPAARYRG comes from the coding sequence ATGACCACGCAGAACAAGACCGCCGTCGTCACCGGTGCGTCCGCCGGCCTGGGTACGGCTTACGCGCAGCGGCTTGCCGACCGGGGCTACGACCTGATCCTGGTGGCCCGGAACACTGCGCGGCTGGAAACGCTGGCGGCGGACATCCGTAGTCGCACGGGCCGCGCAGTGGACGTCGTCACCGCCGACCTCACCGATGCGGCGCAGATCGCCGTGGTCGAGGAGCGTCTGCGGACCGACGAGAGCATCGCGGTATTGATCAACAACGCCGGCGCGGCGCTGTTCGCTCCGCTGGCAAGCTCCGACGCGGCGGCCTCCGCGGCGCTGATCAACCTCAACGTGACATCGCTGACCAGGCTGACCACCGCGGTCCTGCCGGGCCTGATAGCCCGCGGGCACGGCACCGTGGTGAACATCTCCTCTGCCCTGGCGCTCAACTTCCTGCCCGGCGGTTCCGTCTACAGCGGCACCAAGGGCTACGTGCTGACGTACACCCAGGCCCTGCAGCAGGAACTCGCCGATAGCCCCGTCACTGTGCAGGCCGTGCTGCCGGGCGCTGTCCGCACGGAGATCTGGGACCGCGCCGGCGTCGACCTCTCGGGGTTTCCCGACGAGGCGATCATGAGCGTGGACGACGCCGTCGACGCGGCGTTCGCCGGCCTCGACGCCGGGGAGCCCGTCACCATCCCGTCACTGCCGGAGATCAGCGACTGGGAGTCGTACGAGAAGGCACGTCAGACGCTCGTCCCGAACCTGTCCCTGCGGGTCCCGGCCGCCCGCTACCGCGGCTGA
- a CDS encoding NADP-dependent oxidoreductase: MKAFVVEKYGKDGVRAAEVPEPTVGDRDVLVRVSAASINPLDKLVRNGEFKQVLKYKLPFVLGHDVAGVVTRVGSAVHGLKVGDEVYARPRDLRIGAFAEFIAIDMDDVAPKPASLTLQDAAAVPLVALAAWQVLVDRAQVKPGQKVLIHAGAGGLGSTVIQLAKHLGATVATTTDTDTEKLVRSLGADVVVDYTEEDFSKVLSGYDLVLDSLGGANLEKSLTVLKPGGLAISVVGPPDAGFAKQLGAPSFLGLVMNMLSRKVRKQAKALGVRYQFLFMQANGSQLRKLGALYDSGKLRPVIDSTYPFDQTLEAMAYVEQGRTKAGKVVVSMVPDDD; this comes from the coding sequence ATGAAGGCATTCGTCGTCGAGAAGTACGGCAAGGACGGCGTGCGCGCCGCGGAGGTACCCGAGCCCACCGTCGGAGACCGCGACGTCCTGGTCAGAGTGAGCGCCGCCAGCATCAACCCGCTGGACAAATTGGTCCGCAACGGGGAGTTCAAGCAGGTCCTGAAGTACAAGCTGCCGTTCGTGCTCGGTCACGACGTGGCCGGTGTCGTGACGCGGGTCGGCTCAGCCGTACACGGCCTCAAGGTCGGCGACGAGGTCTACGCCCGTCCGCGCGACCTGCGGATCGGCGCCTTCGCGGAGTTCATCGCGATCGACATGGACGACGTCGCGCCCAAGCCGGCCTCACTCACCCTCCAGGATGCGGCCGCGGTGCCGCTGGTGGCCCTGGCCGCCTGGCAGGTTCTCGTCGACCGTGCCCAGGTGAAGCCGGGGCAGAAGGTGCTCATCCACGCCGGTGCCGGTGGCCTCGGCTCGACGGTCATCCAGCTCGCCAAGCACCTCGGCGCCACCGTGGCGACGACCACGGACACCGACACCGAGAAGCTGGTCAGGAGCCTCGGCGCCGACGTCGTCGTCGACTACACCGAGGAAGACTTCTCGAAGGTGCTGTCCGGCTACGACCTGGTGCTGGACTCCCTGGGCGGAGCGAACCTCGAGAAGTCGCTGACCGTACTGAAGCCCGGCGGCCTCGCCATCAGCGTCGTCGGCCCGCCGGACGCCGGCTTCGCCAAGCAGCTCGGCGCCCCCTCGTTCCTGGGCCTGGTCATGAACATGCTCAGCCGCAAGGTCCGTAAGCAGGCCAAGGCGCTGGGCGTGCGCTACCAGTTCCTCTTCATGCAGGCCAACGGCTCCCAGCTGCGCAAACTCGGCGCCCTCTACGACAGCGGGAAGCTCCGCCCTGTCATCGACAGCACCTACCCGTTCGACCAGACACTGGAGGCGATGGCGTACGTCGAGCAGGGCCGCACCAAGGCCGGCAAGGTCGTGGTCTCGATGGTGCCCGACGACGACTGA
- a CDS encoding ATP-binding protein, which yields MDLYGRRPEQAALDRILDGARQGDGATRVLWGDPGIGKTALLEYVAESAAADFTVLRCGGTRLESGLTFAALHELLWPVTERIGTLPEPQANALNGALGTSNDVPDRFLIGVAVLTLVGELAKERPVLIIADDAQWLDEPSAECLAFVARRLRNEPVVMLLTGHDDPVDGLWEKLAAMEVRELGDEDARLLARAVAPQADESVIRRTIRAAAGNPLALHELPTSMAAGDLSTHPLADEQIAVGPRLRRAFRARIERLSAPARTALLLAAADDPSDRNTVRQAGDVLGLDSAAWDEALHSGLLTMRSDGRICFRHQLMAAVVYEEAPPANRQAVHRALASVLTGENADELRPWHLAAALEAVGRLDEEVARLLEESAHRSWARGGCATAARALRRAAKLSPSTDDAARRLAHGARAAWEAGHVDVARGMLERAERLSSAATVAELSEGLRGLIEFAHGNAEAACRQLTRDMEQVADPGQAFRLGSMALRAAWAASHGELQRQALQRLDRRLPRGDFPNADLLPLLRQWWTEDGGGAAADRDQAVAPVAEILTRLSGSSWLLMPPAPLAVAWGIESALQEALRREIDTLRHTDQVTALTQALAQTVAPDIAQGSWTSAKANALEGLQVAEGTGDDHLAEQCRTGLGWLAAAQGDERTVRDVADRTIEVWVPRGVRVFSACAEWNLGMSALFAGRAEEALDRLVRLSEDGHHAANATVALLAAPDTAEAALQAGQRATAEEQARLLRRWAERTNAAWAVSATHLVHALLASGAAAEKQFRLALEVPGAASRPFAHARTRLLYGEWLRRTRRRTDARTQLAEAAETFRRLDAAPLLARTRAEQELTGQQPRRDSARTRAGDTSTTLTAQELRVVRLAAQGLTNREIGAQLLISPRTVAHHLANVFPKLGIVSRADLARIDFEDGLRLMG from the coding sequence ATGGACCTATACGGACGGCGCCCTGAGCAGGCAGCCCTAGACCGGATCCTTGACGGTGCTCGGCAAGGCGACGGGGCAACGCGGGTGCTGTGGGGTGACCCCGGCATCGGCAAGACCGCCCTGCTGGAATACGTGGCCGAGTCAGCGGCCGCGGACTTCACCGTCTTGCGATGCGGGGGCACTCGCCTGGAGTCGGGGCTGACGTTCGCCGCGCTGCACGAACTGCTGTGGCCGGTGACGGAGCGGATCGGCACGCTCCCGGAGCCGCAGGCCAACGCCTTGAACGGGGCGCTCGGTACCAGCAACGACGTGCCGGACCGGTTCCTGATCGGCGTGGCCGTACTGACGCTCGTCGGCGAGCTGGCCAAGGAACGGCCGGTGCTGATCATCGCCGACGACGCCCAATGGCTGGACGAGCCGTCCGCAGAGTGCCTGGCCTTCGTCGCGCGCCGACTGCGCAACGAGCCCGTGGTCATGCTCCTCACCGGACACGACGACCCTGTCGACGGCCTCTGGGAGAAACTGGCGGCCATGGAGGTCCGGGAGCTGGGCGACGAGGACGCCCGGCTCCTCGCCCGTGCCGTCGCTCCCCAAGCGGACGAGTCGGTGATCCGCCGCACGATCCGCGCGGCCGCAGGCAATCCCCTCGCACTCCACGAACTGCCTACTTCCATGGCGGCCGGCGACCTCTCGACGCACCCTCTCGCCGATGAGCAGATCGCCGTCGGGCCACGCCTGCGCCGCGCCTTCCGCGCCCGCATCGAGAGGCTGTCCGCGCCCGCTCGCACCGCGCTCCTGCTCGCCGCCGCCGATGACCCCAGCGATCGCAACACCGTGCGCCAGGCCGGTGATGTGCTCGGCCTCGACTCGGCCGCCTGGGACGAAGCGCTGCACTCGGGCCTGCTCACCATGCGCTCGGACGGGCGGATCTGTTTCCGTCACCAGCTGATGGCGGCGGTGGTCTACGAGGAGGCGCCGCCCGCGAACCGCCAGGCCGTTCATCGCGCGCTCGCCTCCGTACTGACCGGTGAGAACGCCGACGAACTGCGCCCCTGGCACCTCGCCGCGGCTTTGGAAGCCGTGGGCCGGCTCGACGAGGAGGTGGCCCGGCTGCTGGAGGAGTCGGCCCACCGGTCCTGGGCGCGTGGCGGCTGCGCCACGGCGGCTCGTGCCCTGCGGCGTGCGGCGAAGCTGTCCCCCTCGACGGACGACGCGGCCAGACGGCTGGCTCACGGAGCGAGGGCGGCCTGGGAGGCCGGCCACGTCGACGTGGCGCGCGGCATGCTGGAGCGGGCCGAAAGGCTTTCCTCCGCGGCCACGGTCGCGGAGCTCAGCGAGGGGCTGCGCGGGCTGATCGAGTTCGCGCACGGCAATGCGGAAGCCGCCTGCCGTCAGCTGACCCGGGACATGGAGCAGGTGGCCGATCCCGGGCAGGCGTTCAGACTCGGCAGCATGGCGCTACGGGCGGCGTGGGCGGCCAGTCATGGTGAACTGCAGCGCCAGGCGCTCCAACGGCTTGATCGGCGGCTCCCGCGAGGGGACTTCCCGAACGCCGATCTGCTGCCGTTGCTGCGCCAATGGTGGACGGAGGACGGGGGCGGCGCCGCCGCTGACCGCGACCAGGCCGTGGCCCCCGTTGCTGAGATCCTCACCCGGCTCAGCGGCAGTTCCTGGCTCCTGATGCCACCGGCACCGCTGGCGGTGGCCTGGGGCATCGAGTCCGCCCTGCAGGAGGCGCTCCGCCGCGAGATCGACACGCTGCGGCACACGGACCAGGTCACCGCCCTGACCCAGGCGCTGGCCCAGACGGTGGCGCCCGACATCGCGCAAGGCTCCTGGACCTCGGCCAAGGCGAACGCCCTTGAAGGGCTCCAAGTGGCCGAGGGGACCGGCGACGACCACTTGGCGGAGCAGTGCCGCACCGGTCTCGGATGGCTGGCAGCCGCGCAAGGCGATGAGCGGACCGTCAGGGACGTCGCCGACCGGACCATCGAGGTATGGGTGCCGCGTGGGGTGCGCGTCTTCAGTGCCTGCGCGGAGTGGAACCTCGGCATGTCGGCGCTCTTCGCCGGCCGGGCCGAGGAGGCGCTGGACCGCCTGGTCCGGCTGAGCGAGGACGGACACCACGCGGCGAACGCCACTGTCGCGCTGCTCGCCGCGCCGGACACCGCCGAGGCCGCCCTCCAGGCCGGGCAGCGGGCGACGGCCGAGGAACAGGCGCGGCTGCTGCGGCGGTGGGCCGAGCGGACCAACGCGGCGTGGGCGGTCTCCGCGACGCACCTTGTCCATGCCCTGCTGGCGTCCGGAGCGGCTGCGGAGAAGCAGTTCCGGCTTGCGCTGGAGGTCCCCGGAGCCGCGTCGCGGCCCTTCGCCCACGCCCGTACGCGCCTGCTGTACGGCGAGTGGCTGCGGCGCACTCGTCGTCGTACCGACGCCCGGACACAGCTGGCCGAAGCCGCGGAGACCTTCCGGCGACTGGACGCGGCTCCGTTGCTCGCCCGCACCCGGGCCGAACAGGAGCTGACCGGGCAGCAACCGCGCCGGGACTCCGCGCGGACACGAGCAGGGGACACGTCAACGACCCTCACGGCGCAGGAGTTGAGAGTCGTACGCCTGGCCGCGCAGGGACTTACCAACCGGGAGATCGGGGCACAACTGCTGATCAGTCCTCGTACGGTGGCTCATCATCTGGCGAACGTGTTCCCCAAGCTCGGCATCGTCTCGCGCGCTGACCTCGCGCGCATCGACTTCGAGGACGGGCTGCGATTGATGGGGTGA
- a CDS encoding winged helix-turn-helix transcriptional regulator, whose product MEWLEASTENCPVQRTLDVIGEKWTLLILRDAVNGVRRFDDFHRHIGLSEAVLSDRLRKLTAAGILKTVRYQEPGRRSRNEYRLTRKGWDLWPVLMALSQWGETYALDADGPVLDVRHTDCDAPVRVVVECSAEHSALTPRDVTARLGTGARLRPEGREPSASRSRARRR is encoded by the coding sequence ATGGAGTGGCTTGAGGCGAGCACGGAGAACTGCCCCGTCCAGCGCACCCTCGACGTGATCGGGGAGAAATGGACGCTGCTGATCCTGCGCGACGCCGTCAACGGAGTCCGCCGCTTCGACGACTTCCACCGCCACATCGGCCTGTCGGAAGCCGTCCTCAGCGACCGCCTCCGCAAGCTGACAGCGGCCGGCATCCTGAAGACCGTCCGCTACCAGGAACCCGGCAGGCGCTCCCGCAACGAGTACCGCCTGACCCGCAAGGGTTGGGACCTGTGGCCCGTCCTGATGGCACTGAGCCAGTGGGGCGAAACGTACGCCCTCGACGCCGACGGCCCCGTACTGGACGTCCGCCACACCGACTGCGACGCCCCGGTCCGCGTCGTCGTCGAGTGCTCCGCGGAGCACTCCGCCCTCACTCCCCGTGACGTCACCGCCCGACTGGGAACAGGCGCCCGCCTCCGGCCTGAAGGTCGTGAGCCATCGGCCTCGCGGTCGCGGGCCAGACGGCGGTGA
- a CDS encoding PaaI family thioesterase, whose protein sequence is MGRTRTYNWDDPALSAEAAGRMAGIDFLRELQAGRLPAPPINYTLDFALDEVEPGRAVFSLTPGEEHYNPIGSVHGGIFATLLDSAAGCAVQSTLPQGMAYTSLDLTVKFLRRITVDSGTVRAIGTVVSKGRQTALAQAQLVDATDRLLAHATSSCMLFPVPPSRV, encoded by the coding sequence GTGGGGCGAACGCGTACGTACAACTGGGACGATCCCGCACTCTCGGCGGAGGCCGCCGGGCGCATGGCCGGCATCGACTTCCTGCGCGAACTGCAGGCGGGGCGGCTGCCGGCGCCTCCCATCAACTACACCCTCGACTTCGCCCTGGACGAGGTGGAGCCCGGCAGGGCGGTCTTCTCGCTGACGCCGGGGGAGGAGCACTACAACCCGATCGGCAGCGTGCACGGCGGTATCTTCGCCACCCTGCTCGACTCGGCGGCGGGCTGCGCCGTCCAGTCCACCCTCCCGCAGGGCATGGCGTACACCTCGCTCGACCTGACGGTGAAGTTCCTGCGACGGATCACGGTGGATTCGGGTACGGTGCGCGCCATCGGCACGGTGGTCAGCAAGGGCCGCCAAACCGCCCTCGCCCAGGCTCAGTTGGTCGACGCGACGGACCGACTCCTCGCCCATGCCACCAGCAGCTGCATGCTCTTCCCGGTGCCTCCCTCTCGGGTGTGA
- a CDS encoding DUF6463 family protein — translation MKRHAVGHWLQIVGVGHGAIGAVIYRDVFADMVRGDLLNSVPDRGDRAAAFWFMVAAPALWMGGRLLRSAEEHKDIPAQRAAGVVLTAVGVTGTAAMPKSGFPALVGLGGLLLRRSLRG, via the coding sequence ATGAAGCGACATGCAGTAGGACACTGGCTCCAGATTGTCGGCGTCGGTCACGGTGCCATCGGCGCCGTGATCTACCGCGATGTGTTCGCCGACATGGTTCGCGGAGACCTTCTTAACTCCGTGCCCGACCGGGGCGATCGCGCCGCCGCCTTCTGGTTCATGGTCGCTGCGCCCGCCCTGTGGATGGGCGGCCGGCTGCTCCGGTCCGCGGAGGAGCACAAGGACATCCCGGCCCAGCGCGCCGCGGGTGTCGTTCTGACCGCCGTCGGCGTGACGGGCACCGCGGCCATGCCAAAGAGCGGCTTCCCTGCCCTGGTGGGGCTCGGCGGCCTCCTGCTGCGCAGGTCGCTCCGCGGCTGA
- a CDS encoding alkene reductase — protein MLNALWNPTTVGKIALPHRLAMAPLTRNRSTPNGAPTELNAEYYAQRASHALIITEGTQPNADGQGYLLTPGIHSEEHIAGWRKVTDAVHKADGRIIIQLMHTGRMSHPDNTPHHRQPVAPSAVQPAGEMFTASGLQEMPVPRELSTEEVVATVDDYRRAAAAAIAAGADGVEIHSANGYLPHQFLATNTNQRTDQYGGSIENRIRFAVEAATVVSDEIGASRTGIRISPGNPYNDIAESDTHELYPALVRALAPLNLAYLHILHGGDDELLYTLRKLWPNTLVLNRAGTDIATRAKDIEDGLADVVTVGTMALANPDLVERVRTGAPLNTPDPDTFYGGGEAGYTDYPTHTA, from the coding sequence ATGTTGAACGCCCTGTGGAACCCGACCACCGTCGGGAAGATCGCCCTGCCGCACCGACTGGCCATGGCCCCCTTGACCCGGAACCGGTCCACCCCGAACGGCGCGCCCACCGAGCTGAACGCCGAGTACTACGCCCAGCGCGCCTCGCACGCCCTCATCATCACCGAGGGCACCCAGCCCAACGCCGACGGCCAGGGCTACCTGCTCACCCCCGGCATCCACTCCGAGGAGCACATCGCCGGCTGGCGCAAGGTCACCGACGCCGTACACAAGGCCGACGGACGCATCATCATCCAGCTGATGCACACCGGGCGGATGTCCCACCCCGACAACACCCCTCACCACCGGCAGCCGGTCGCCCCCTCCGCAGTCCAGCCGGCGGGCGAGATGTTCACCGCGTCCGGCCTCCAGGAGATGCCGGTACCGCGCGAGCTGTCCACCGAGGAAGTCGTCGCGACGGTCGACGACTACCGCCGCGCCGCCGCGGCCGCCATCGCGGCCGGCGCCGACGGCGTCGAGATCCACAGCGCCAACGGCTACCTCCCGCACCAGTTCCTCGCCACCAACACCAACCAGCGCACCGACCAGTACGGCGGCTCCATCGAGAACCGCATCCGCTTCGCCGTCGAGGCCGCCACCGTCGTGAGCGACGAGATCGGCGCCAGTCGTACCGGCATCCGGATCTCCCCCGGCAACCCCTACAACGACATCGCCGAGAGCGACACCCACGAGCTGTACCCCGCCCTCGTACGTGCTCTCGCCCCGCTCAACCTCGCCTACCTGCACATCCTCCACGGCGGCGACGACGAACTCCTGTACACGCTCCGCAAGTTGTGGCCGAACACCTTGGTTCTCAACCGGGCCGGCACCGACATCGCCACCCGCGCGAAGGACATCGAAGACGGCCTGGCCGACGTCGTCACCGTCGGCACCATGGCCCTCGCCAACCCCGACCTGGTCGAGCGCGTACGCACCGGCGCGCCGCTGAACACCCCCGACCCCGACACCTTCTACGGAGGCGGCGAGGCCGGCTACACCGACTACCCCACTCACACAGCCTGA
- a CDS encoding alpha/beta hydrolase — protein MTEHAAVELSPEATEFAEWLATGQSPPSELDAARIQAEQVHLAAREPEGVTYREVDAGGVLGIWCEPVDANTDYVLLHTHAGGSVLASAHVDRKLAGHIAKATGAPVLVLDFRRAPEHKYPAQVDDAEAAFNWLLSEGYEPANIITIGHSIGGFIAVALALRLRDKKQLLPGAIVSISPWCDLEIANETIAANAETDKILSKDLLEFFRDAWIGGTGIEFTDTRINLNRADLSGLPPTLVSWGTYEVLAGEDEEFAARLKDAGIDTATVVVPGGQHSYVYGAGRIPETDAAIAQIGAWVREKTKI, from the coding sequence GTGACTGAGCACGCTGCTGTTGAACTGAGCCCGGAAGCGACCGAGTTCGCGGAATGGCTGGCCACAGGGCAGAGTCCCCCGTCCGAGTTGGATGCGGCGCGCATCCAGGCGGAGCAAGTCCATCTCGCGGCCCGGGAGCCGGAAGGCGTCACCTACCGGGAGGTGGACGCGGGTGGCGTGCTGGGAATCTGGTGCGAACCCGTCGACGCCAACACCGACTACGTCCTCCTGCACACGCACGCCGGAGGCTCCGTTCTGGCGTCGGCACACGTCGACCGAAAGCTCGCCGGCCATATCGCCAAGGCCACCGGGGCCCCCGTACTGGTCCTGGACTTCCGGCGAGCACCGGAACACAAGTACCCGGCTCAGGTGGACGACGCGGAGGCGGCCTTCAACTGGCTGCTCTCCGAAGGGTATGAGCCGGCCAACATCATCACGATCGGCCACTCGATCGGCGGGTTCATCGCCGTCGCCCTGGCGCTTCGCCTCCGCGACAAGAAGCAGCTGCTGCCCGGCGCCATCGTGTCGATCTCCCCCTGGTGCGACCTCGAGATCGCCAACGAGACCATCGCGGCCAACGCCGAGACGGACAAGATTCTCAGCAAGGATCTGCTGGAGTTCTTCCGGGATGCCTGGATCGGCGGCACGGGCATCGAGTTCACGGACACCCGGATCAATCTGAACCGGGCGGACTTGAGCGGTCTCCCTCCGACCCTCGTCTCCTGGGGAACGTACGAGGTCCTGGCCGGCGAGGACGAGGAGTTCGCCGCCCGCCTCAAGGACGCCGGAATCGACACGGCGACCGTGGTGGTCCCGGGAGGCCAGCACTCGTACGTCTACGGTGCCGGCCGAATTCCGGAGACCGACGCCGCCATCGCACAGATCGGCGCGTGGGTCCGGGAGAAGACGAAGATCTGA
- a CDS encoding TetR/AcrR family transcriptional regulator, producing MVRYGKEHKSETRRRIIETAGRRLKQDGIDGSGVSTLMKDAGLTNGAFYAHFESKDDLVATAIAEQLKVQAEDVVARAAPGRAGLEQIVRGYLSPRHRDSLGDGCPNAALLDEIGRCTDTTRQAYTDGVLVLVEGVAARMAPEDPSSARVKALSLLGLMAGTLQLSRALTDRQLAEKLLDQGVSNALALLDAEQRV from the coding sequence GTGGTGCGGTACGGGAAAGAGCACAAGTCGGAGACGAGGCGGCGGATCATCGAGACGGCGGGCCGCCGGCTCAAGCAAGACGGTATCGACGGCTCCGGGGTCTCGACGCTCATGAAGGACGCGGGGCTGACCAACGGGGCCTTCTACGCTCACTTCGAATCCAAGGATGACCTCGTCGCCACGGCAATCGCCGAGCAGTTGAAGGTGCAGGCCGAGGATGTCGTCGCGCGGGCCGCACCTGGCCGTGCCGGACTCGAGCAGATTGTGCGCGGTTACCTGTCGCCCCGGCACCGCGACAGCCTTGGCGACGGCTGCCCCAACGCCGCTCTGCTCGACGAGATCGGGCGCTGCACCGACACAACCAGGCAGGCGTACACCGACGGCGTGCTGGTCCTCGTCGAGGGCGTTGCCGCCCGCATGGCGCCCGAGGACCCGTCCTCCGCACGTGTGAAGGCGCTCAGCCTTCTCGGTCTGATGGCCGGGACACTGCAGCTTTCCCGCGCCTTGACCGACCGCCAACTCGCCGAAAAACTCCTCGATCAGGGGGTCAGCAACGCCCTCGCCCTGCTGGACGCCGAGCAGCGCGTCTGA
- a CDS encoding TetR/AcrR family transcriptional regulator, whose translation MSRVSQAQALENRRRAVAAASQLFRERGVNGISVADLMKSIGLTTGGFYKQFASKEALIAEAAQAAFGDLDQLLAEFDTAHGDHDTARAALLDFYLSPEHRDQPGTGCPTAGFAGDMARESTAGEVRETYAAGVEEFASWLSTDTKDGLPMVATLVGALLLARATAGTELSEKILESTHKALTAPDAP comes from the coding sequence ATGAGTCGCGTTTCGCAAGCACAAGCGCTCGAGAACCGCAGGCGGGCGGTCGCCGCGGCCTCCCAGCTCTTCCGGGAGCGCGGCGTGAACGGCATCAGCGTCGCCGATCTGATGAAGTCCATCGGGCTGACCACGGGCGGCTTCTACAAGCAGTTCGCCTCCAAGGAGGCCCTGATCGCAGAGGCGGCTCAAGCCGCTTTCGGGGACCTTGACCAACTCCTGGCGGAGTTCGACACGGCCCACGGCGATCACGACACCGCGCGCGCCGCCCTCCTCGACTTCTACCTGTCGCCCGAGCACCGCGACCAGCCCGGCACCGGTTGCCCCACCGCGGGATTCGCAGGGGACATGGCTCGCGAGTCCACGGCTGGGGAGGTGCGAGAAACGTACGCAGCCGGGGTCGAGGAATTCGCCTCGTGGCTGTCCACCGACACCAAAGACGGCCTTCCCATGGTGGCCACTCTGGTCGGCGCGCTCCTGCTGGCCCGGGCCACGGCGGGCACGGAACTGTCGGAGAAGATCCTGGAGTCGACCCACAAAGCCCTGACTGCACCAGACGCGCCTTGA
- a CDS encoding DUF1963 domain-containing protein, which produces MDLYEAFRTAAIEQGVSSADVDAYLADGRPCLRLGPGPGPVAGWVGGLPVLPDGVAWPRADGNDHDVEAEPFPLAVTIDLAALPWEGLREALPFTLPATGLLQLFYLYSQDPRSQHCTGEEEALGFVRVVHVPDLGLAGQRAVPEYAHAEKWPVPVHERVELRATLRIDIPGFDPDYGTKLPGLPADHPHSAVLKDLTLRFLPVGPYWEGVQVGGHTWGEQWDCEDAIAAELAPPGEDSSSKARQERKQQVYREWLPLAQFSVQDEEYTNARLMIRREDLAAARFDRVRSYQEFTE; this is translated from the coding sequence GTGGATCTCTACGAAGCCTTTCGGACGGCGGCGATCGAGCAGGGCGTCTCGTCTGCGGATGTCGACGCGTACCTGGCGGATGGGCGCCCTTGCCTACGCCTGGGGCCCGGACCCGGACCGGTCGCCGGATGGGTGGGTGGACTGCCGGTGCTTCCCGACGGTGTGGCGTGGCCGCGCGCCGACGGCAACGACCACGACGTCGAGGCCGAGCCCTTCCCTCTGGCTGTCACCATCGACTTGGCGGCCTTGCCCTGGGAGGGGTTACGGGAGGCACTGCCGTTCACGCTGCCGGCCACCGGGCTCCTGCAACTGTTCTACCTGTATTCCCAGGATCCACGCAGTCAGCACTGCACCGGGGAGGAGGAAGCTCTCGGATTCGTTCGAGTGGTTCACGTTCCCGACCTGGGCCTGGCCGGGCAGCGTGCCGTTCCCGAATACGCTCATGCGGAGAAATGGCCGGTCCCGGTGCACGAGCGTGTCGAACTGCGGGCAACACTGCGGATCGACATTCCGGGGTTCGACCCCGATTACGGCACAAAGCTGCCGGGACTGCCGGCGGACCACCCGCATTCCGCTGTCCTGAAGGACCTGACGCTGCGTTTTCTGCCGGTTGGTCCGTACTGGGAGGGCGTCCAGGTCGGCGGCCACACGTGGGGGGAGCAATGGGACTGCGAAGACGCGATCGCCGCGGAGTTGGCACCACCCGGGGAGGACAGTTCCAGCAAGGCCAGGCAGGAGCGTAAGCAGCAGGTGTATCGCGAGTGGCTGCCTCTGGCTCAGTTCAGCGTGCAGGACGAGGAATACACCAATGCCCGGCTGATGATCCGCCGGGAGGACCTGGCGGCGGCCCGCTTCGACCGGGTGCGTTCTTATCAGGAGTTCACCGAATGA